The sequence AAAGGCTTTTGAATAGAGTTGTGTTTACATTCCAATGTCAGTCCTCTTGGAGGTACCAGTCAGGAACTATGGGCGGTCGAGACTAAGATGGAAAGTGGCCAGTGTTCTGACTCTTTAACCAGGCCATgacttgttttcttctccaagTAACAGGTTTTCCTTCttgtaaacaaatgtcaaCAGAATTCAGTCACAATTCTGGCGCCACACCTGTGCCATGTGGTTGACTGTCACCTTAATGGCTGTCAGTGGAATGTTTTGGGTAAGATAATTCGTATGCCATGATTACCCGTTGATTGGAAAGAGCAGTCTCAATCAGGACATCACTGTTTATCAGTAAGCAGAATTATCCAATTTGTAGGAGCAGTTCCTTTCATTTTCGAGTCTATTTTAGAATTTCTCCACGTGTCCTCGGGCCGCCGACTCATTAGTTTAGGTAGTAACGTGATAGATAGGCAACCTCGAAAACCAGCTATGTTTAGTCATAAATGTTTAGAAGAATGATTGTCATATTCCTCATAGGGTTTATAAGCTTGTTACTCGCTATATTGGAAAAGGACTTGCACACCTTAGggttgaagtaaaaaaaaaaaaagtgtgggaGGTCAGTATTGGAAAGAACATGCCTTAAAACTTCAGATCGGAACCCCAAAAATTTGATCGGGGCATCGCGagtaaaaagtaaaagtaaaaacgaTACAGTAATGCAGAAAAACTCAgacatattattatattaattttaacCAAACATCCATATTGCTAAGGCAAAACCAGAACGGattatttgcatttccatttcTGTCAATAAGAAATACTACCTCACTTTATGAACGTTTGGGTTTTAAACTGAGCCactgaacaaaataaattcataaccgtgttaaataaagagtaaaaaaataaataaaagatgatCATCAAGTTCCCGTCAAAACTATATGATAGCATTCTTGGAAGTGTACCTCCCCATCtttataaataatacacaTTGATGCATCACAAACTGTAAACTGCAATCTGCACAGATCCAATCGATCAATCCTATgcgtgatgaaaaaaaagcctccTTGACAGAGGTATCAAATCCACTGCAAGAACCCTGAAAGATGGAATAACCCATGATTCAATCTGAAGAAAATTGGAATTGTCGTATGTTCCTCCACGCTCATTGAGGGTTCGATGGTAATTTATTAAATGCCCCTTTCCTTTCATTCTTGTTACCACTGGCTGACGTTGACTTGTGTATGCGCGTGCATACACTCTCTCTCCCGCCTCGTTCTACGGCCAAACACTCTTTGGTCTGACCCAATTCCTGTCTTGTCACataaatgaaaagaaacgCCTATCTGACAGATTATACTATGTCCCCGTGCATGGCTACGTTGgttcacattcacacatcGCCGCACTCAAGAAGCATCTGGTGTCCACAGTCAGGTGCTGCGGCATTTCCTGTGCTGTAATATGTTGGAGACAGCCAACATGGATTACTCATTTGTGAAATTTCTGCACTTAATTGAAAGGACGGCgtggttgtcatggtgacgCCCAAGACTTAGAGCTTGTTGTGAGCTGAGCCCAAGATTAATCTCTTTGTACACTTGGCTTCACCAGTGTACAATGCGcttatttgtatttctttggAGAATACATTCAAGCATACAGTAGATGTTAATATTAACGTAGGGCACGATACGACTGGCATTTTCAAGGAAGGCCAAATTTCACATGACCAGCCGGAATCTTGTATGTATGAGGAATTTGTAAGAAACTGagccaaacacatttttttgctgctgccGGTGAAAAGCAACGAGAGCTATTGCTTCCTTCTCAGCTGTGCTCACTGTTACACCGATCAAGCAATTTAAAGGAGAAATATGTCTACTTGGCTTTTACCAaggcatttttattattgtgctttcgaggaaaggaaaacagttggttGCTTCAGAAGGGCCATCATCTCATTTGATGTACTTTGGTTCAATCGACAGTCATTTACATTAGTTTGTGAAATTTCCTTTAAATTGTAAGAGAATAGAAGACTTCCAGGACTGTACACTTTTCATAATCCTGAAAGTGACAAATTGCAACTTGATTCTTGCATAATGTGGATTAGCCTGTAACGAGCCTCGCGCAGTAAGGTGGAGGCAGTCATTTGATTCCAGCAGTCAATGGCGGGTTTCATGCTCATTTACACATAACGAGCAGCAGGGTCTTGCCTGAAATGAGGTGGGCGTCAATAAGTGGAGTCTTAAGTCCGCTCAGTTGCTTGAGAGGATCTCATTGAAAGTCCTTGGCTAAAGTCAAGGGGCGGAGAGCTAAGAGGCTCTCCGTCCTTGCCAAGCGTGGAGGAGAATGGCTGGGAAGTACAGTTGAGATGCAAAAGAAAGACCACAAGTATGCTTGGCTCCAAGAAAGACAATGTGGCCAGTAACGGCAACTTTAAAAGTCTTTCTGATTAATCACGTGTAACCTAATTGATATAAATCTCCTCTTTTTCCGCAGACCTCTTTGATTTAATGGGTCCAATTATTGGGATGTCACCAGACAAGAAAACGGAAATTCCGGGTACGCAAGAGGAGCGGACATGGCTTCGAGGTGTTTGTGGAGTCGGAACACTGCCCGAGGCGGAGTGCGCTTCCAGCCCCCTTGCGACCAGCGTGGACCGAGCCGGCGGTGCCGAAGACGAAGAACTCACCAACCTCAACTGGCTTCATGAGAACCTGCTTCAGAACTTCACGTTGGGAGGTCCTGAAGCGCAACCCAGTGGGAGCCCTCTCTTTGACATCGAAGGAGACTACGGATCCAACCAGGGAACTTCATCCTCGTCCACAGCCTCAACTCACAGTAGGGGTAGAGAGCGGGACTCCTTGAAGTCCAAGcccccattttctttttcgctCCTCATTTACATGGCCATTGAGCAGTCTCCCAGCAAATCTTTACCCGTCAAAGAAATCTATGGCTGGATTCTTGAGCACTTCCCTTACTTCTCCAATGCTCCCACCGGATGGAAGAACTCAGTGCGTCACAATCTCTCCCTGAATAAATGCTTCCGCAAGGTCGAAAGGAGTTTAGGAAAGGTATGTCTTAAAGCTGCTTTCTCATTCTACGCACTTTCAGACAAGCACGGTCCAATCATTATACTATGCTAAATATGTTGTATTTCAAATTTCAGTTGCCAAAATAAGCAAATCCCTAAATAGTGTGGTTGATGTGACAAACGTGCAGGTCTGCCACATAATGGCCGCTACAGCGATAAGACTGGAATTTCATCCAGGTCATAGCTACAAAGGAAATGCAAACAAAGCACAGTATTTTGTATGCGCAAGGTATGCAACTCTAGACCCAGAAATTGAGCGAATGAAGGTTGGAAAAGTCCTCTTATCATTGTCATCCCAAGGCAAAGTGATTACTAAGGAGCCATTTATCACGGCGCTCTATTAAGCAGTGTAGATCGAGTAAATGTAGAAAAGTCTTATCAGtatatttacaaatattttcattttctaaatCTAGTTAACTGTTGATTTGAAAAACAGTTCGATGACAGCTATGTCCGCAAAAAGGTGATTATTTTAAATCACGTGGCTAAGTAGGACACTAGAAATTGAAGTGAGTGCTGGTGCTATGGTCTGCAATAAACAATATTCTGCCTTGCTGTGTGATAGTATAAGAGACATTGGTTAAGTCTAAAAGCACTAAAAACGGTGAGTCATAATGTGTAGTAAAGCAACGCCTTGGTCTCCtatgatgaaaaacaaaagcctgGTTGTGATATTCAAACTGTGACACAATAATTTCGCAGTTTTTGATTTTCTAAGCAACAAATAAGTATAGTTGTTGACTCTATAGCTGCTAGAGCGCTCATGCTCCATAGTAGAACGTTTGCTCGTATCCAGTGTTGGCCCAATTTGTGACACAGACTGTGTTACGTAGATCCAGATAGGGACACAATGGTTGCCATATTGAGCTTCAGTATGAGTTTGGACTTGTGACCGGTAGAACCCGTAGTGCCAGGTCTGTCCATGGCTACAATGTGCTATTTTTGCACCACCGTAGGAGATAGGGGCAGGTTAGCACTCTGCGAGGCGCAACACGGAGTAGCGCAAGTCGCTCAGCATGCAGGTGCGCAGTGTGAGCACTTCGTCTGCTGACAGATCAGCGGCAGTTTCACATGACACTGGCTGGTGGTTTccgttgccatggagacaTTTCCTTCTTCCTGCATCGGGGACGGGCTTGGTAATGTGAGTCAAGGTTATTCTCCaccctccctcgctcgctcgctcgctcgctccctcaGACTGGGCAACAACACAGCACCATCAGATAATATGACCGTTAACACACTCCCGCACACATCACCAACAGACAGTCGGAGCAGTGTGTGCAGCCTGTGGAGGAAGTTTGTTCACGAGAAGAAACGCTGTGAAAATGAGACaatcagtgtgtgtttttcaccAGATTGAATATGAATGCTGGATTTTCTATAGGGGGACAATTGGCCTCAAAATAATTCTTTCTAGTAAATATGAGTCCTCTCATAACACGGATCGCTAGAAGCAAGATAAACAAAGTAGCAAGGAAGCCCGTGTTTCTTTGGGTTTGCTGTTACTTGAACTGATAGCAGCAATAAGTTTAGTTGTTATTAACAGggtcaaacattttatttatctaattaactgttatttattcacttAAGGTAATTGAGCCTCATTACAGCAGAGGATGTTGACTCTTGATAGTCTCCCAATGTTTCACTATCATTGCAGGCCAGTGGAAAAGGTTCTCTGTGGTGCGTCGACCCAGAATACCGCCCCAACCTGATCCAAGCCCTTAAGAAGCAGCACTTTCCCGCCGCACATGCCTTCTGCACACCACCCGCCTCCCCGCCCAGGTGACCTATCTTCATTCCCCACAGTAAATTGTGACAGGATGTGACGATGCAGGAAATTGTTCTCAGACCATCAAGTCGGACCATCACTCCGAGTTAAATGGTCTTAGTTCTTTGAAATTGAAGATGCTTTTTATGGTGTCATTTTGATGGGTTTTAGTAGTGGCTAGTTCTTCAAGCACACTTTTGAAATTCAAGTATGATACAGTGCttgatgtttcttttcttttttttctttaatctcTCCTGCAGTGCCTCCTCACCCCCTCGCCATCTCTTTCTGCAAGGTTGCTCATTTAAAGGTGAGGCAGAGCTCTCTTGGTTTTTGTACGCTCACGTGCTTTACAGCTTTGTGAATCCGCCGTAGTGTGCTTGTGAATGTATCGCAATTGTGACGCTTTTGTGCATTTCAGTCACAGAACATCCAGCATCTTGTCCCCTCCCCACCCCTCGCAATTCTTAGTTTGATTTATTACTTTGAAGTCATTGATGCCTCATGTGGTCCATTCGATGCCTCAGCTATAGCTCCCCACTCACTCTGCCTCTTAGATTTGTAACCTTGACAACAGGCAGAGTTTCCGTTGGTGCTGAGTGTGGAGCACTCAATCTTGCTGTAATCATTAATAATTTAGAGCCCCAGAAGTGAGCCATGAGGCTTTTAGACACTTTGTCAGGTCTGAGAAGATCGGATGCATTCTTGCTATCAGCGGCATGTATTTATcctctgctttgttttgatgaatatttgttttgtccgATCCATTCCATTGGCatttttggggtcacttcAAGTGGTACGCAGAACCCGTTAAACCTTGCTATGGCTTGCAGTTCCACCATGGGGCGGGCAAGTGGGATGGCGATAGCTTCAAAGAaccaagaaaataaacaaggagCATTCAGCGTTTTACCCTACCGATTTAAAAACTCCTTGCTTATCAATCAATGACTTTTGCGACCCTTTTCAAACTTTGCGGCTTGGTGGAAATGAGCAATGTTAAAAGGGAGCGAAGCGCCCCGCTCGCTGCCTTGCTCTCACACCTTAGCACTGACCGTCATGCATGTTCTCTCCTCTTCCAGAGTCTGATATTGATGCTGCCACTGCCATGATGCTCTTAAACTCTGCCCCAGGGCACCACGTTGACCCATGTAAGAGAATCCAACAAGCAACCATATGTTCACCCTCCTCGCATAACATCCACCTCATTGCTttaagtgttttttatttgtctgctGATTCAGTTGGACATACTTCTCATCCGTGTTCATAATTTTATGGCAGatgtttaattcatttaacGTGAGGACCTTTGGTATGTGGATAACCATAGAAGattattgaaaacaattctAATCGTTGTTAACAATAGAGATGCTATTAGAATTTTGAAGGTGCTGTATATTTGGTTAATTGATTATTAGAAATTTCATTGATTGCTGATGAATTACTCGTTGAAGTAAGTGAGGTGAAACGGCAACAGCAAAATTGACAACGGTTGATTTGGTCTTAATTAAGCTGTGGTCTACTGAAGGAGGACATGAGGTTGTCAGTTATGACAAGTTGAGCTATACATGTAAGAAGACTTCCACTGTGACAACACTTCCAGGGGCAGTGTTAATTCACTCAGTCCAActcaaacattaaaaatggagTTCCGAAGAATCAGAGTCTCTGATTTGACCCCCGTCACGGCATTTACATGTACCAGTTGATCGAGGAACTCCACTGCACATTGTTGATTAGAATGTGTTTAATGCAGAGTTGATTATTTCAATAAGCCAGACGCAAGCGGCTTGTAAACTGTTGGTTTGCCCTCATCACTTTTTGCTACATCTGCCCTCGGCAGGCAATTCTGACGGCCCACTGGACCTCTCCAGACCCGACTCGGTCCTGGTGAGCAGCGATCCAAAGCAGGACCACAACTACAGCAGCGTCGCCCTGCAGCGCTGCTCCTCCCGGTCTTCCTCGTCCTCCCTTTCCTCCCTAGATGAAGGAGGCTGCGAGCGCAGGCAGTCCCGCCGCGCCGGCAGCGAGGGCTTCCACAGCGACGAGGACTCTGACCTCTGGGATGAGAGGGGCGTCAACCAAACGCAGCGCCGTCCACCCGCCATCAAATGGCCTGCTGGCAAAAGGCCGCGGCGTGAGGTCAAGCCAGAGCTGGATGAGGAGCTTAAAGAGGCCGCTGGTTCCTTGCTGCACCTGGCGGGTATACGCAGTTGCACGGAGGGCTCCAAACGCAATGTCAAGAGCACAAAACTTAACAGGAAATAAAGATAACCCTTCATCAGACTCTGGACCCTGTGAACCCTCACCTCTGACCCACCCCCAGTCGCGTGTCCCGCTGTGCCTCCTTCTCCTTTTCTCATCTCGTGTCTTGGCCATTTTGAGCCTCTCTTTCGTTGTTTGTTTGGGATATCTCTGTCCAACGAATCAAATGGCAATAGTATTGTTCACACAGGAGAACGAAGCCATAATGAGACTTTTGCAACTCGGGGGCGGTCACAACAtatttggggaggggggggggggggctgagcgACGGAGAACGGACTCGATCCAAAATGACCTGCCTGCTTCTGTCGAAATAGACGATGGTGActcaagattttctttttcctgtgaAAAATGGAAAACGTTTTTTCTAACTCAAAGCGTTGCATGCTTCCTCCTCAAACTTGTATCCTCTTCCAAGTGAGTCTGTATATGACGCGAACGAGTGCATGTTTGTAAAAGACAAAATCTAACCTCCTGCTGTTGCGCGTTTTCCCCTTTTGTGCTAACGAAAAAAACCAATGCGGCACGGTTTTAAAACGTGTGCTCTACACCTCTTGAGAGAGAGATGCAATAATGAATCCACAACCTTAACTTTTTCACGTCATTTAATATTGTGACTTTTTCCACCCCAGAGATATGCTGGATAAGATGCAATTAAGCAAATGAATGAGATAGCGTTATTTGTCTTGTTACGCCGTAAACATGAGGATTAGCAAATTGCGGAATTAGTATTTACTCTGCCACTGCCAAATTTTACTTGCAAACTTTGCCCCTTCGCCTTGTTGTCAATCACGTTCATCCACCGGGGTGTTTTACATTTACGGCACACTTGGGTGTGTGCGCAACGAATTTCCTCGactactttgactttttttgtgtgtgtgttttcttcagTCTAAAACTGAAGGTGAGACAAGAGGGTCAGTTACTcttatgttgaaaaaaaagtagccaGGCTGCTTGACCCTTGTGGACGGGATGCTAAATAACCACTGGTTCTTGCACCATTTATtgcagtttattttttgttaaaatCTGGCGGGATGCCTGTCTGATTTGGGAGAGTTGAAGTCGAGCTTGTTTAAAGCACGATAAACCCGACGGTACAGTCATGGTTGGACATAACTGGAATCCTTATGATGTGAGCTGCTCTCGTGATTTGACCCCAACTTCCGGTCGGCCACTCGTGTTCCTCTCGCTGCGCTTCCTccttaaaacaaaatgaggaaGTACAAAACCCCTTCACGCTGTGAAATGTGgtgcttactgtctgctgaTTACGGTCAGCTCACTGTGGGAGGTTACAAGGCAAGCTGCATTTGACATTTAggtttttcaaatcaaaagtaCTTAACAATATGAGGAAAACGCGCACAATAGCATCTCATCCCacataatatttaaaaaacaaaagtgccaCAATGTGTTTTTGGTGGCTTTAAGTATAGCCTATGTTGTCATTGCCAAACATTTTACTGTGCCACTGATGTAAAACCGCAAGGGGCCATGGTTGCGATGTTTCCCTGTTGCCACAATATAATTCTAGATTGTCACGACTTGTTGTCCAAAGTAACCGGAAATGTAAGCGGACTCTGGACACATCCTATCCTTTGGTTTATTTTGACCACTTTATGGTTCGGATCTGCTGCTGCAGACGTACAGTAATTCTTGCATACACTGGTCTTATTTTGCTGTGAAAGAAGAACAAATTAATTGTTCGTGAATCTTTACCTTATTTATAACTTTAATTTATCGGGTGGAAACGCCATCAAACACTGGTCATCTGAAAGGAGAATGACGAGGcacatttaatttcttttttcatataagaagtattttatttttcttgttctgctttgatttcacagCAATACAGCCTATTTTCCCCTCTTTCCATGTGTTAAAGTATTTTTGCCAATTGTCTATAGAgcgggtgtttttatttttgtttattttggaaatGTAACTATGACTGCCAGATattctttgctttttgttaGCCTGGATAGAAAATGTTGATCAACATTCATACTGAACCTTTCTTTTGCTGCCAAAATTGATGTACAAACTGGGGTGgtgcaaaatgtcacatttcccTCTTGTGTTGTTGAATTTCTGATTtaatcattttacatttttgtctttatgtgtactttttttttttaaacttgagctaactacaaaaaaaaaaaaactactgccACTCATTAGTCATGCTTCCAAGACTTGTGAATAATTGTGATTGTCACTGGAAATTTGGAGCAGACCCATGCGGTCACCCAGGCTGCTTGTGTAGTTGCAGACCCTCAGCCCGTTTTGAGGACTGGGGATCCGGTCCGAGAGCAATTAAGGCCTCAGACGAAGCCCGTAACGTTTAACCCACAAATCCAAATAATAGATCATTTATACTGTGCTATATGATaagaaacatttgtttgattttaagATCAGTTTTATTCTTGAATTTAATATGGCCCTTGGAGTACACTGTAAAACCTGATTTGGCCCCTGAGCACAAAAAGGTTCCCCATCCCGATAGAGTTCTCACTCATTCTTTTTGTA is a genomic window of Syngnathus acus chromosome 15, fSynAcu1.2, whole genome shotgun sequence containing:
- the foxn2a gene encoding forkhead box protein N2; this encodes MGPIIGMSPDKKTEIPGTQEERTWLRGVCGVGTLPEAECASSPLATSVDRAGGAEDEELTNLNWLHENLLQNFTLGGPEAQPSGSPLFDIEGDYGSNQGTSSSSTASTHSRGRERDSLKSKPPFSFSLLIYMAIEQSPSKSLPVKEIYGWILEHFPYFSNAPTGWKNSVRHNLSLNKCFRKVERSLGKASGKGSLWCVDPEYRPNLIQALKKQHFPAAHAFCTPPASPPSASSPPRHLFLQGCSFKESDIDAATAMMLLNSAPGHHVDPCNSDGPLDLSRPDSVLVSSDPKQDHNYSSVALQRCSSRSSSSSLSSLDEGGCERRQSRRAGSEGFHSDEDSDLWDERGVNQTQRRPPAIKWPAGKRPRREVKPELDEELKEAAGSLLHLAGIRSCTEGSKRNVKSTKLNRK